The Phoenix dactylifera cultivar Barhee BC4 chromosome 9, palm_55x_up_171113_PBpolish2nd_filt_p, whole genome shotgun sequence genome window below encodes:
- the LOC103701737 gene encoding non-specific lipid transfer protein GPI-anchored 11-like: MVWAGKRAWVLAVWLSLAMVHGDGAQVGAPSPSMDCTSALLNLADCLSFVEEGSKVTKPQGQCCSGLKKVVKEDAACLCEAFKGSSDFGVSLNMTKALTLPSACGVSTPPFSKCKIAVAGVPGAAPAPSPTPGGLSVSGSVSTVPAPSPALSGARALPVPSFILVAAAAVAPLFYYI, from the exons ATGGTTTGGGCTGGCAAGCGTGCATGGGTCCTTGCCGTTTGGCTCAGCCTGGCCATGGTGCATGGGGATGGGGCTCAGGTGGGTGCACCCTCACCCTCCATGGACTGCACCTCTGCCCTTCTCAACCTGGCTGACTGCCTGTCCTTTGTGGAGGAAGGGAGCAAGGTGACCAAGCCCCAGGGGCAGTGCTGCTCTGGCCTCAAGAAGGTGGTcaaggaggatgcggcctgccTCTGTGAGGCCTTCAAGGGGAGTTCAGACTTTGGGGTCAGCCTCAACATGACCAAGGCCCTGACCCTCCCCTCTGCCTGTGGGGTCTCCACCCCTCCATTCAGCAAGTGCAAGA TTGCAGTTGCTGGTGTGCCTGGTGCAGCCCCTG CCCCATCTCCAACCCCCGGAGGACTTTCAGTGTCCGGAAGTGTTTCAACAGTCCCAGCTCCATCACCAGCGCTGTCAGGTGCCCGAGCGTTGCCGGTTCCATCGTTCATTCTTGTTGCTGCAGCAGCGGTTGCTCCCTTGTTTTACTACATTTAA